Proteins co-encoded in one Colletes latitarsis isolate SP2378_abdomen chromosome 2, iyColLati1, whole genome shotgun sequence genomic window:
- the LOC143348885 gene encoding uncharacterized protein LOC143348885 translates to MQHLLTNQKKTVAEFSGENEEELYRESNNKVDRINVLIKQLMELKDAINKCKRNRYYWESHFSVLSMNIWAGQIKYRELQKKEARIREAISKATKLAKFKQQELRSLKLERAEFSSGQWRNFQIKCADYKDNFVDAHMQYSIQNLSGNIEQYQKDYNKIQDELLIQSKELESLKMEHDSICLNSDGDTDEILIINILLRDIMVNNNNNMLHKIKSTQRTLKKLENKIKQKKAVLNNYYK, encoded by the exons ATGCAACATTTAttaacaaaccaaaaaaaaacagtGGCTGAATTTTCGGGCGAGAACGAGGAAGAATTGTATAGAGAATCCAACAATAAAGTGGATCGAATTAATGTTTTAATTAAACAA CTTATGGAACTGAAGGATGCGATTAACAAATGTAAAAGAAATCGATATTACTGGGAATCACACTTCTCTGTTTTATCGATGAATATATGGGCGGGACAAATTAAATATCGTGAATTGCAAAAGAAAGAGGCCCGTATTAGAGAAGCAATTTCCAAAGCAACAAAACTAGCTAAATTCAAACAACAGGAATTGAGAAGTTTGAAACTAGAAAGAGCAGAATTTTCCTCTGGACAATG GAGAAACTTCCAAATCAAGTGTGCTGATTATAAGGATAATTTTGTGGATGCACACATGCAGTAT TCGATTCAAAATTTATCGGGAAACATAGAACAATACCAAAAGGATTACAACAAAATACAAGACGAACTGTTGATACAGTCGAAAGAATTGGAAAGTTTAAAAATGGAACACGATTCGATTTGTTTAAACTCTGACGGAGACACGgacgaaatattaataattaatatcttGTTGCGTGATATAAT ggtaaataataacaataatatgcTGCACAAAATTAAGTCTACTCAACGTACGTTAAAGAAACtggaaaacaaaataaaacagaAGAAAGCTGTGctcaataattattacaaatag
- the Cse1 gene encoding chromosome segregation 1, with the protein MELTDDNLLTLSEYLKHTLSPDINVRRPAEKFLESVEVNQNYPLLLLHLVDKSEINTTIRIAGAVAFKNYVKRNWKVEEDSVDRIHTQDREAIKRLIVNLMLHSPDSIQKQLSDAVSIIGKYDFPNKWPELIDQMVEKFNTGDFHVINGVLHTAHSLFKRYRYEFKSQILWTEIKFVLDQFAKPLTDLFVATMNLTEVHAHNVDALKVVYSSLVILCKVFYSLNFQDLPEFFEDNMDVWMKNFHTLLNTNVPFLQSIDDEEAGVIEQLKSQVCDNIGLYAQKYDEEFQSYLSLFVTAVWNLLTSTGQQPKYDSLVSNALQFLVTVADRVQYRHLFDNPTTLSSICEKVIIPNMEFRESDNELFEDNPEEYIRRDIEGSDVDTRRRAACDLVKVLSKSFEAKIMEIFGAYIQVMLQNYEDKPTENWRSKDAAIYLVTSSASKAQTQKHGVTQSSELVPLPQFAMQHIEPELVKPNVNEFPVLKADAIKFIMTFRSILPREMIVGSLPQLIRHLGATNIVVHTYAACAIEKILAIKGPDNFPIVKGNDLSPLAPNLLKSLFACLNIPGSEENEYVMKAIMRSFGTLQEVVVPFLADLLPKLTEKLAVVSRNPSRPNFNHYLFEIFGLSIKIVCKTNPVAVSSFEEALFPIFQGILQQDVLEFMPYVFQILALLLELRTTQDVPEPYLVLFPCLLSSVLFERPANIHPLNRLLRAFISHGAHHIVAQEKISGLLGVFQKLIASKVNDHEGFLLLQSIIEHFAPNVLEPYMKQIFVLFFQRLSSSKTTKFVKGLIVFFAYYIIRYGSTSLVTIIDQIQPQMFGMVVERVLIADLQKVSGGIEKKVTAIGISNLLIDCPAMLESPYNSYYPRLLATLIEFFELPQDQSTVPEDNVFPEIEDTPGYQVGYSQLICAKNAPKDPLEAIGDVRLHLAQGLGRLSPGQLPNLLGQIPEPNANHLRNYLQTAGITVA; encoded by the exons ATGGAACTTACAGATGATAATTTGCTCACACTCAGCGAATATCTAAAGCATACACTTAGTCCAGATATAAATGTCAGACGACCAG CTGAGAAGTTTTTAGAATCTGTTGAAGTGAATCAAAACTACCCGTTGCTTCTGTTGCACCTGGTAGACAAGTCTGAAATCAATACAACAATTAGAATTGCTGGTGCAGTTGCATTTAAAAACTATGTTAAACGCAATTGGAAAgtg GAAGAAGATTCCGTGGATCGTATACACACGCAAGACAGAGAAGCTATAAAAAGGTTGATCGTTAACTTGATGTTGCATTCCCCTGAttctatccagaaacagctatCCGATGCTGTTTCAATTATTGGCAAATATGACTTTCCAAATAAATGGCCAGAGCTTATAGACCAAATGgttgaaaaattcaatactggggATTTTCATGTTATCAATGGTGTTTTACATACTGCACATTCTTTATTCAAGAGATACAGATACGAGTTTAAAAGTCAGATTCTATGgacggaaataaaatttgtgcTAGATCAATTTGCCAAGCCTTTAACAGATCTCTTTGTC GCTACTATGAATTTAACGGAAGTACATGCACACAATGTAGATGCATTGAAAGTTGTATACAGTTCATTGGTTATACTTTGTAAAGTTTTTTATTCTCTTAACTTTCAA gaCTTACCGGAATTTTTTGAGGACAATATGGATGTTTGGATGAAGAATTTTCATACATTGTTAAACACAAATGTTCCCTTTCTACAATCTATA GACGATGAAGAAGCGGGAGTTATTGAACAATTAAAGTCACAAGTCTGTGATAATATTGGCCTTTATGCTCAGAAATACGACGAGGAGTTCCAATCATATCTGTCGCTGTTTGTAACTGCTGTGTGGAATTTGTTAACATCTACCGGACAACAACCGAAATATGATTCG TTAGTTTCGAATGCTTTACAATTCTTAGTAACAGTGGCAGATCGTGTACAATACAGGCATCTATTTGATAACCCAACTACTTTAAGTAGTATTTGCGAGAAAGTGATAATACCCAATATGGAATTTAGag AATCGGATAATGAGTTATTCGAAGATAATCCTGAAGAGTACATCAGACGAGATATTGAAGGCAGCGATGTGGATACGAGGAGACGCGCTGCCTGCGACTTGGTTAAAGTACTTTCAAAGTCTTTCGAAGCAAAAATAATGGAAATTTTTGGCGCGTACATACAG GTAATGTTACAAAATTACGAAGATAAACCTACCGAAAATTGGCGAAGTAAAGATGCCGCAATTTATTTAGTCACTAGCAGTGCGAGCAAAGCTCAAACGCAAAAACACGGCGTCACACAAAGCAGCGAACTAGTCCCGTTGCCACAATTTGCGATGCAACATATCGAACCGGAATTGGTCAAACCGAATG TAAACGAGTTTCCAGTACTTAAGGCAGatgcaatcaaatttattatgaCCTTCAGATCAATATTACCAAGGGAAATGATAGTTGGAAGTTTACCACAATTAATTAGACACCTGGGCGCTACGAATATTGTCGTTCATACATACGCTGCTTGTGCGATTGAAAAAATACTTGCGATCAAAGGGCCTGATAATTTTCCTAT AGTTAAAGGGAACGATTTATCGCCATTGGCACCGAATTTACTAAAGAGTTTATTCGCGTGTTTGAACATACCTGGTTCAGAAGAGAATGAATACGTAATGAAAGCTATTATGAGAAGCTTTGGTACTTTGCAAGAGGTTGTCGTACCATTTTTAGCAGATCTTTTGCCGAAGCTCACAGAAAAACTTGCCGTCGTATCCCGAAATCCCAGTCGTCCAAATTTCAATCATTATCTTTTCGAAATTTTTGGCCTGTCGATCAA GATTGTTTGTAAAACAAATCCAGTAGCAGTCTCGTCTTTCGAGGAAGCGTTGTTCCCGATTTTCCAGGGAATTTTACAGCAAGATGTTTTAg AATTTATGCCGTATGTTTTTCAAATTCTTGCTCTACTTTTGGAGTTACGAACGACCCAGGACGTACCAGAACCGTATTTAGTATTGTTCCCATGTCTTCTATCGTCCGTGCTATTCGAACGTCCAGCTAACATTCACCCGTTAAATCGATTATTGAGAGCGTTTATTAGTCACGGTGCACATCATATCGTAGCGCAAGAAAAGATAAGTGGTTTGTTAGGAGTATTTCAGAAGCTGATTGCTTCAAAAGTCAATGATCATGAAGGTTTCCTGTTATTGCAAAGTATCATTGAACATTTTGCACC GAATGTATTGGAGCCATATATGAAACAAATTTTTGTACTGTTTTTTCAAAGACTCTCGTCATCGAAGACAACAAAGTTCGTAAAGGGTCtgatcgtattttttgcatactataTAATTAGATATGGTTCAACTAGTTTGGTTACAATCATCGATCAAATACAACCTCA AATGTTCGGTATGGTCGTGGAACGTGTATTAATAGCAGATTTGCAAAAGGTATCGGGTGGCATCGAGAAAAAAGTAACTGCAATCGGAATTTCAAATTTATTGATCGATTGCCCAGCAATGTTAGAAAGTCCGTACAACTCATATTATCCGCGTTTATTAGCAACATTAATAGAATTCTTCGAACTCCCACAAGATCAGAGCACCGTACCGGAAGATAATGTATTCCCAGAAATTGAAGATACGCCCGGATATCAAGTAGGATATAGTCAACTGATCTGTGCAAAAAATGCTCCGAAGGATCCATTAGAAG CTATTGGTGACGTGCGTTTACATTTGGCGCAAGGACTAGGAAGATTGTCACCAGGACAATTGCCTAATCTTCTTGGTCAAATCCCGGAGCCCAACGCAAACCACCTAAGAAACTACCTCCAAACGGCTGGCATTACTGTTGCATAA